A single region of the Brachypodium distachyon strain Bd21 chromosome 3, Brachypodium_distachyon_v3.0, whole genome shotgun sequence genome encodes:
- the LOC100838923 gene encoding malate dehydrogenase, chloroplastic, whose protein sequence is MNRVQQKDGRRGFNSVGALPLSTRELLPSPSPACEEEPRLIKGSCAAALPSLPSKSPKHSKPTCPQPRKRAEPRRAKGRPQQIPSAPLSRCLLPRLHLAMASAITISSVSAQAALISKPRNHGITSYSGLKASSSSISFETGSSFLGKNASLRASVTPRIVPKAKSGAQISPEASYKVAVLGAAGGIGQPLGLLIKMSPLVSELRLYDIANVKGVAADLSHCNTPSQVLDFTGPGELADCLKGADVVVIPAGVPRKPGMTRDDLFNINAGIVKSLIEAVADNCPEAFIHIISNPVNSTVPIAAEILKQKGVYNPKKLFGVSTLDVVRANTFVAQKKNLKLIDVDVPVVGGHAGITILPLLSKTRPSVTFTEEETEELTKRIQNAGTEVVEAKAGAGSATLSMAYAAARFVESSLRALAGDPDVYECTYVQSELTELPFFASRVKLGKNGVESIISSDLEGVTEYEAKALEALKPELKGSIEKGIEFVHKQQGATASV, encoded by the exons ATGAACCGGGTCCAGCAGAAGGACGGACGGAGAGGATTCAACTCCGTGGGAGCTCTGCCGTTGTCTACGAGGGAgctgctgccgtcgccgtctccagcgtgcgaggaggagccgcGATTAATAAAAGGCTCCTGCGCCGCAGCCCTGCCCTCTTTGCCATCCAAGAGTCCAAAGCACTCCAAACCCACCTGCCCCCAGCCAAGAAAAAGAGCAGAGCCGAGGCGAGCCAAGGGGCGCCCGCAGCAAATTCCATCTGCTCCTCTCTCccgctgcctcctcccaag ACTACACTTGGCCATGGCATCAGCTATTACCATTAGTTCAGTTAGTGCTCAGGCTGCTCTGATCTCAAAGCCAAGAAATCATGGCATCACTAGCTACAGTGGCTTAAAGGCATCATCGTCGTCGATTAGCTTCGAAACAGGATCGTCATTCCTCGGCAAGAATGCATCCCTTCGGGCATCTGTTACCCCAAGGATCGTGCCAAAGGCCAAATCTGGAGCTCAGATATCACCTGAGGCATCTTACAAAGTGGCGGTACTTGGTGCTGCTGGTGGCATTGGTCAACCATTGGGCCTGTTAATTAAGATGTCTCCTCTGGTCTCAGAACTGCGCCTGTATGATATTGCAAACGTCAAGGGAGTTGCTGCTGATCTCAGCCATTGCAACACACCTTCTCAGGTTCTGGACTTTACTGGCCCGGGAGAATTAGCCGACTGCTTGAAAGGTGCGGATGTTGTTGTCATTCCTGCCGGGGTCCCAAGGAAGCCAGGCATGACTCGTGATGACCTTTTTAACATCAATGCGGGCATTGTCAAGTCACTTATTGAGGCTGTTGCAGACAATTGCCCAGAGGCCTTCATCCATATTATCAGCAACCCAGTCAACTCCACAGTGCCAATTGCTGCTGAGATTCTGAAACAGAAGGGTGTCTACAATCCCAAGAAGCTTTTCGGAGTTTCCACCCTGGATGTTGTCCGAGCTAACACATTTGTTGCTCAGAAGAAGAACCTTAAGCTCATTGATGTTGATGTTCCAGTTGTGGGTGGTCATGCTGGGATTACAATCCTACCGTTGTTGTCAAAGACTAGGCCATCTGTCACCTTCACGGAAGAGGAAACTGAGGAGCTGACAAAGAGGATACAGAATGCGGGGACagaggtggtggaggcgaAAGCTGGTGCTGGATCTGCTACCCTGTCCATGGCTTATGCTGCTGCCAGATTTGTCGAGTCATCACTCCGTGCACTGGCTGGTGATCCAGATGTTTATGAGTGCACGTATGTTCAGTCTGAGTTAACCGAGCTGCCATTTTTCGCATCCAGAGTGAAGCTTGGAAAGAACGGCGTTGAGTCCATCATTTCCTCCGACCTGGAGGGAGTGACCGAGTACGAGGCCAAGGCTCTCGAAGCTTTGAAGCCTGAGCTGAAGGGCAGCATCGAGAAGGGCATTGAGTTTGTGCACAAACAGCAGGGAGCTACTGCATCCGTTTGA